One region of Wyeomyia smithii strain HCP4-BCI-WySm-NY-G18 chromosome 3, ASM2978416v1, whole genome shotgun sequence genomic DNA includes:
- the LOC129729045 gene encoding uncharacterized protein LOC129729045 gives MVHRYLNNTHVSLVLAKSRVAPLKSQTVPRLELQGCVLSSQLVKVVQEELEVEVTSTHFWTDSKICLAWLCTREKLNAYVGSRIGKIKENGHNTAMWNWIPSNLNVADLATKSSKFASIKEWLTGPDFLKHDRSEWPNQDCVALSMSEGVNYHDEFQDEEETVYFLTVEKIVDLPDITRFSDYNRLIRSTAYYFKMRKILGLPKKYKPKKFSINVQDMEEAKNLWYRKVQMDIFHDEVHSLRTTGYVKRSSRLFTYSPILVNGVIRMKGRIQDLDKFNVNNPVILPDNHNFTNLLIRTFHNANAHQGLETIINNLKHRYRILKVRSQVKKFGQTCVRCRELGAKPSVAQMSNLPPKRTTPFVFPFTHTGIDYFGPLTVKVGRRPKKRWVVLFTCMTSRAVHLEVVPSLDTSSCMMAIRCFMAIRGVPKKILSDNGTNFTGANQELKKLVKELDENQIEETLSARGVEWSFIPPGAPHFGGCWERLVRSVKSGLQGMLKDRNPSDLVLRTTLCEVMNVINNRPLTHVSDDPHDAEPLTPNMLLLGRNNHMQYDHNFDENSVMTRAAYKHAQVYADRFWRKWVSTYRPELIKRQKWPDNRSYYEYSVADLVMIIDENLHRGCWQIS, from the coding sequence ATGGTACATCGATACTTGAACAACACCCATGTTTCATTAGTTCTGGCCAAATCAAGAGTGGCACCCCTCAAATCGCAGACTGTCCCTAGACTTGAATTGCAAGGATGTGTGCTTTCTAGTCAGCTGGTAAAGGTGGTACAGGAGGAACTAGAGGTGGAAGTAACGTCAACACACTTTTGGACGGATTCGAAAATTTGTCTTGCTTGGTTATGCACCAGAGAAAAGCTGAACGCCTACGTTGGATCTCGAATTGGCAAAATTAAGGAAAATGGACACAATACGGCAATGTGGAATTGGATTCCATCAAATTTGAACGTTGCAGATTTAGCTACAAAGTCTTCAAAGTTTGCAAGTATTAAAGAATGGCTGACTGGAccagattttttgaaacatgACCGAAGCGAGTGGCCGAATCAGGACTGCGTTGCGTTGTCAATGAGCGAAGGTGTGAATTATCATGATGAATTTCAAGATGAAGAAGAAACAGTATACTTTCTAACCGTTGAGAAAATTGTGGATTTACCTGATATTACTAGATTTTCGGACTACAATCGTTTAATAAGATCGACAGCTTATTATTTTAAGATGAGAAAGATTCTTGGCCTTCCTAAAAAGTATAAACCAAAGAAGTTTTCAATTAACGTTCAGGACATGGAGGAAGCGAAAAATCTGTGGTATAGAAAAGTACAAATGGATATATTTCACGACGAGGTCCACAGTTTGAGGACAACCGGCTATGTGAAAAGGTCAAGTCGATTGTTCACGTACTCCCCCATATTGGTCAACGGAGTCATAAGAATGAAAGGCCGCATTCAAGATCTGGACAAGTTCAATGTCAACAATCCTGTGATTCTACCGGACAATCATAATTTCACCAACTTGTTAATACGTACGTTCCACAATGCAAATGCTCATCAAGGACTGGAAACAATAATCAATAACCTGAAACATCGGTATCGTATTTTGAAGGTCCGTTCTCAAGTTAAAAAATTTGGACAAACATGCGTGAGATGCAGAGAGTTAGGTGCTAAACCAAGCGTGGCTCAGATGAGTAACTTGCCACCGAAGCGGACAACTCCGTTCGTTTTTCCTTTTACTCATACAGGGATCGATTATTTTGGACCTTTAACCGTAAAAGTTGGACGACGACCTAAAAAACGTTGGGTTGTGCTTTTCACGTGCATGACGAGTCGGGCAGTACACCTGGAAGTGGTTCCATCACTGGATACGAGCAGCTGCATGATGGCAATTAGATGTTTTATGGCGATTCGTGGAGTTCCAAAGAAGATCCTATCTGACAACGGGACCAATTTCACCGGAGCAAAccaagaattgaaaaagttgGTGAAAGAGCTTGACGAGAATCAAATAGAAGAAACATTGAGCGCGAGAGGAGTAGAATGGTCATTTATACCACCTGGAGCGCCTCATTTTGGCGGTTGCTGGGAGCGGTTAGTTCGGTCTGTCAAATCGGGTTTACAAGGTATGCTGAAAGACAGAAACCCTTCTGATTTAGTTCTACGAACAACACTATGCGAGGTAATGAATGTTATCAATAATCGACCGTTAACGCATGTATCAGATGATCCTCACGATGCTGAGCCTTTGACGCCAAATATGCTGCTACTAGGAAGAAACAACCACATGCAATATGATCACAATTTCGATGAGAATAGCGTGATGACGAGAGCTGCTTACAAACACGCACAAGTTTACGCGGATCGTTTCTGGCGAAAATGGGTGTCAACTTATCGTCCGGAATTAATAAAACGACAGAAATGGCCAGACAATCGTAGTTACTACGAGTATTCGGTAGCCGATCTGGTGATGATTATTGACGAGAACCTACATCGAGGCTGTtggcaaatatcttaa
- the LOC129729046 gene encoding uncharacterized protein LOC129729046: MLRAPARQIESSEQPVVVPEDIIDEQNATSGVNNEVDDVSITVRNKVFVRGGSRISHRSRRSSAINASQIRALELVEEFEEDELHVSSEQDRIVAEQRLEELKIQKELELKSQQKKAEFLRKKRERTIQINELRSRSDSSCCSSFRRVQDCQNWVNASELPLEEPEYCSVRPDRSVRSDRQDRPDYAAFPVRPEHPDRSGNLQYNVAATGTNEVLCQAFKALQNRRVRDLPQFSGNIMDWPIFENEFRTSTAECKLTDRKNLRRLNNALQGKARKTVESLLSDPENVGLVMKMLKSNFGRTDWVVANRMEQLRNLDPVKDGNIESFRSFFNTVIGTAAALKNVKADVYLMNPELTSHLAEKLPPFSKQMWVRHKASLMKGDKLVDFHTFSRWLEDEMKNQLASINPHFFGKKDRKDQQFVPFTKPKPPVLNVNTREPEQKGKCPLCKLSGHVSLVKCEQFAKLSVEQRRSVARSCRVCYLCLKQDHSRRDCRSDRTCSLCDQNHHELVHSDIESKKPARKIEKSSEDLCHVNGRDSNTLLRIGRVKIRCNGSLRIVFALFDEGSSLSMVDAELADQMKLRGPISPVTYRWTNGISHKDDTSMLLSLHVSGPAEKAKWYEMSNVRTINNINLPRVSIDIEKIERLYSLLEEDKLAAIQNAVPKMLIGSNNAGLIVPLKTVQYSTRGLQLTRCHLSWTIHGEVEPATDDIVDQFHVFICNDQDLKLTELVREMYKVEDFGIKQQDPKMSEEDERALDIMNRTLKRNGDRFEVGKLYKYNNFTFPDSKPQALRRLAIIEKKMDADQKFAEQYCQKIEDYIEKGYARKLRTEELPETPNTWYLSHFSVVNANKFRLVMDAKAKSHGFSLNDLLLKGSDFVPSLIGVLIRGRQKKIAFMADIKEMFHQILIRQMDQNSQRFFWRGMDRTSAPQVYVMMAMIFGAVSSPSIAQFIKNFNARELEDRFPGVERAIVRQHYVDDYFDSTDSEIEAIILAKNVIEAHKQGGFKLVKFVSNSSAVLKSLDPAMRAEPKADVHVLGLQWHLSTDEFVFPLNFPKLDTVLRSGAGIPTKRQLLKFMMGIFDPLSKLSPITIHLKILFQDL; the protein is encoded by the coding sequence ATGCTACGAGCTCCCGCAAGGCAAATTGAGTCATCTGAGCAGCCTGTCGTTGTCCCTGAAGATATTATTGACGAACAAAATGCTACTAGTGGTGTCAACAACGAAGTAGACGATGTGTCCATAACGGTGCGAAATAAGGTTTTCGTACGTGGTGGTAGCAGGATATCGCATAGAAGCAGAAGATCTTCGGCTATTAATGCAAGCCAAATCCGTGCGTTAGAACTCGTCGAGGAATTCGAAGAAGACGAACTGCATGTCTCTTCAGAGCAGGACCGTATAGTAGCAGAGCAGCGTTTGGAAGAGTTGAAAATTCAAAAGGAGTTAGAGCTTAAAAGCCAGCAGAAAAAAGCTGAATTCCTCAGAAAAAAGCGCGAACGAACAATCCAAATCAACGAGTTACGATCCCGTTCCGATTCTTCATGTTGTAGTTCATTTCGGCGTGTTCAAGACTGCCAAAACTGGGTAAACGCAAGTGAGTTACCATTGGAAGAGCCCGAATATTGTTCTGTTCGTCCCGACCGTTCTGTTCGTTCTGACCGTCAAGACCGTCCGGATTATGCTGCTTTTCCCGTTCGTCCTGAACATCCTGACCGCTCAGGAAATCTCCAATATAATGTAGCAGCCACTGGTACAAACGAGGTTCTATGTCAAGCGTTCAAGGCCCTCCAAAATCGGCGTGTGAGAGATCTACCACAGTTCTCGGGAAACATCATGGATTGGCCAATCTTCGAGAACGAGTTTAGAACATCCACTGCGGAGTGCAAGCTGACAGATCGGAAAAACCTCAGGCGATTGAATAACGCTTTGCAGGGTAAGGCTCGTAAAACCGTTGAGTCTTTGTTATCTGACCCTGAAAACGTTGGCCTGGTAATGAAGATGCTCAAATCGAATTTTGGACGCACCGACTGGGTGGTAGCCAACCGTATGGAGCAACTCAGAAACTTGGATCCTGTTAAGGACGGCAACATTGAATCGTTCCGTTCTTTCTTTAACACTGTCATTGGTACAGCAGCAGCGCTAAAAAATGTAAAAGCTGATGTGTACCTGATGAACCCCGAGCTTACCTCTCACTTAGCTGAAAAGCTTCCACCTTTTAGCAAGCAAATGTGGGTGAGGCATAAAGCATCACTTATGAAGGGGGACAAGCTCGTCGATTTTCATACATTTTCGCGTTGGTTGGAGGATGAAATGAAAAACCAGTTAGCAAGTATAAATCCTCACTTTTTTGGCAAAAAGGACCGCAAGGATCAGCAGTTTGTGCCGTTTACAAAACCGAAACCTCCTGTCCTAAATGTCAACACTCGTGAACCTGAGCAGAAGGGAAAATGTCCCCTATGTAAGTTGAGCGGTCATGTGAGTCTGGTAAAGTGCGaacagttcgccaagctttccGTAGAGCAACGTCGCTCTGTTGCAAGATCCTGTAGAGTTTGTTACTTGTGCCTAAAGCAGGATCATTCTCGGCGTGATTGCCGATCCGATAGGACATGTTCGCTGTGTGACCAGAACCATCATGAGTTGGTGCACTCGGATATTGAAAGCAAGAAACCAGCACGGAAGATCGAGAAGTCCTCCGAAGATCTTTGCCATGTGAACGGTAGAGATTCCAATACTCTTCTTCGTATCGGAAGAGTAAAGATTCGATGCAACGGTTCCCTCCGAATTGTTTTCGCGCTGTTCGACGAAGGATCTTCCCTGTCAATGGTCGACGCGGAACTGGCTGATCAAATGAAACTGCGTGGTCCGATATCTCCAGTTACCTACCGCTGGACAAATGGAATTTCGCACAAGGATGATACGTCAATGTTGTTGTCTCTTCATGTTTCCGGACCGGCCGAGAAGGCAAAATGGTATGAAATGAGCAACGTACGGACCATAAATAACATTAACTTACCACGAGTAAGTATCGATATCGAGAAAATTGAGCGATTGTATTCACTTCTGGAGGAAGATAAACTGGCGGCCATACAGAACGCTGTACCGAAAATGCTGATTGGTTCCAACAACGCTGGCCTAATCGTCCCTTTGAAAACCGTACAGTATTCAACAAGAGGTCTACAACTGACGCGTTGTCATCTTAGTTGGACTATCCATGGGGAAGTAGAACCTGCAACAGACGACATCGTTGACCAATTCCATGTGTTTATTTGTAATGACCAGGATTTGAAGCTGACGGAGCTGGTCAGAGAAATGTATAAAGTAGAAGATTTCGGCATCAAGCAACAAGACCCGAAGATGTCTGAAGAAGACGAGAGAGCACTGGATATCATGAACAGAACATTAAAACGTAATGGAGACCGATTTGAGGTCGGTAAACTTTACAAATACAACAACTTTACGTTCCCGGATAGCAAGCCTCAGGCACTTCGTCGTCTAGCGATCATTGAGAAGAAGATGGATGCTGATCAGAAATTTGCTGAACAATATTGTCAGAAAATTGAAGATTACATCGAAAAGGGATATGCGAGGAAACTGCGAACTGAAGAACTACCGGAAACACCCAATACTTGGTATCTGTCGCATTTCAGCGTTGTTAATGCAAACAAATTTCGATTAGTGATGGATGCCAAAGCCAAATCGCATGGTTTTTCACTGAATGATTTGCTGCTTAAAGGGTCGGATTTCGTTCCATCTTTGATTGGAGTACTAATTAGAGGAAGACAGAAAAAGATCGCTTTCATGGCCGACATAAAAGAGATGTTCCATCAGATCCTGATTAGACAGATGGATCAGAATTCCCAGCGTTTCTTCTGGCGTGGCATGGATCGTACTTCTGCTCCTCAAGTATATGTCATGATGGCGATGATTTTTGGAGCTGTATCATCTCCTTCCATTGCTCAATTCATTAAGAATTTCAACGCTAGGGAACTCGAGGACCGATTTCCTGGTGTGGAACGTGCAATAGTTAGGCAACACTACGTTGATGACTATTTTGATTCAACAGACAGTGAAATCGAAGCAATCATTCTAGCCAAAAATGTTATCGAGGCGCACAAGCAAGGCGGATTCAAGCTAGTCAAATTCGTCTCCAACTCAAGCGCAGTGCTGAAGTCTCTGGATCCTGCAATGAGAGCTGAACCGAAGGCAGATGTTCATGTCCTGGGCCTGCAGTGGCATCTATCTACTGACGAGTTTGTGTTCCCTCTGAATTTTCCGAAGCTTGATACAGTTTTGCGATCTGGAGCTGGTATCCCCACCAAACGGCAATTGCTAAAATTTATGATGGGGATTTTTGATCCGTTGAGTAAACTTAGTCCCATCACTATTCATTTGAAGATATTGTTTCAAGATTTATGA
- the LOC129729047 gene encoding collagen alpha-2(I) chain-like produces MTEGFWGLFLRYAFWAGVGGFPYKLEVGFEGPLSATSVLRRTILTGRDVPAGENGPLSATSVLRRTILTGRDVPAGENGPLSATSVLRWTILMGRDVPAGENGPLSATSVLRRTILTGRDVPAGENGPLSATSVLRRTILTGRDVPAGENGPLSATSVLRRTILTGRDVPAGENGPLSATSVLRRTILTGRDVPAGENGPLSATSVLRRTILTGRDVPAGENGPLSAPSVLRRTILTGRDVPAGENGPLSATSVLRRTILTGRDVPAGENGPLSATSVLRWTILTGRDVPAGENGPLSATSVLRRTILTGRDVPAGEDGPLSATSVLRRTILTGRDVPAGENGPLSATSVLRRTILTGRDVPAGENGPLSATSVLRRTILTGRDVPAGENGPLSAPSVLRRTILTGRDVPAGENGPLSATSVLRRTILTGRDVPAGENGPLSAPSVLRRTILTGRDVPAGENGPLSATSVLRRTILTGRDVPAGENEPLSATSVLRRTILTGRDVRAGENGPLSATSVLRRTILTGRDVPAGENGPLSATSVLRRTILTGRDVPAGENGPLSATSVLRRTILTGRDVPAGENGPLSAPSVLRRTILTGRDVPAGVNGPLSATSVLRRTILTGRDVRAGENGPLSATSVLRRTILMGRDVPAGENGPLSATSVLRRTILTGRDVPAGENEPLSATSVLRRTILTGRDVPAGENEPLSATSVLRRTILTGRDVPAGENGPLSATSVLRRTILTGRDVPAGENGPLSATSVLRRTILTGRDVPPGENGPLLATSVLRRTILTGRDVPAGENGPLSATSVLRRTILTGRDVPAGENGPLSATSVLRRTILTGRDVPAGENEPLSATSVLRRTILTGRDVRAGENGPLSATSVLRRTILTGRDVPAGENGPLSATSVLRRTILTGRDVPPGENGPLLATSVLRRTILTGRDVPAGENGPLSATSVLRRTILTGRDVPAGENGPLSATSVLRRTILMGRDVPAGENGPLSATSVLRRTILTGRDVPAGENGPLSATSVLRRTILTGRDVPAGENGPLSATSVLRRTILTGRLHDQIGSGQGDEIGTRNYFSLVD; encoded by the coding sequence ATGACAGAAGGGTTTTGGGGACTATTCCTGCGTTACGCCTTTTGGGCCGGGGTAGGCGGTTTTCCATATAAACTGGAAGTTGGTTTCGAAGGACCACTGTCAGCAACCAGTGTGTTGCGACGGACTATCTTGACGGGGCGAGACGTACCTGCCGGAGAGAACGGACCACTGTCAGCAACCAGTGTGTTGCGACGGACTATCTTGACGGGGCGAGACGTACCTGCCGGAGAGAACGGACCACTGTCAGCAACCAGTGTGTTGCGATGGACTATCTTGATGGGGCGAGACGTACCTGCCGGAGAGAACGGACCACTGTCAGCAACCAGTGTGTTGCGACGGACTATCTTGACGGGGCGAGACGTACCTGCCGGAGAGAACGGACCACTGTCAGCAACCAGTGTGTTGCGACGGACTATCTTGACGGGGCGAGACGTACCTGCCGGAGAGAACGGACCACTGTCAGCAACCAGTGTGTTGCGACGGACTATCTTGACGGGGCGAGACGTACCTGCCGGAGAGAACGGACCACTGTCAGCAACCAGTGTGTTGCGACGGACTATCTTGACGGGGCGAGACGTACCTGCCGGAGAGAACGGACCACTGTCAGCAACCAGTGTGTTGCGACGGACTATCTTGACGGGGCGAGACGTACCTGCCGGAGAGAACGGACCACTGTCAGCACCCAGTGTGTTGCGACGGACTATTTTGACGGGGCGAGACGTACCTGCCGGAGAGAACGGACCACTGTCAGCAACCAGTGTGTTGCGACGGACTATCTTGACGGGGCGAGACGTACCTGCCGGAGAGAACGGACCACTGTCAGCAACCAGTGTGTTGCGATGGACTATCTTGACGGGGCGAGACGTACCTGCCGGAGAGAACGGACCACTGTCAGCAACCAGTGTGTTGCGACGGACTATCTTGACGGGGCGAGACGTACCTGCCGGAGAGGACGGACCGCTGTCAGCAACCAGTGTGTTGCGACGGACTATCTTGACGGGGCGAGACGTACCTGCCGGAGAGAACGGACCACTGTCAGCAACCAGTGTGTTGCGACGGACTATCTTGACGGGGCGAGACGTACCTGCCGGAGAGAACGGACCACTGTCAGCAACCAGTGTGTTGCGACGGACTATCTTGACGGGGCGAGACGTACCTGCCGGAGAGAACGGACCACTGTCAGCACCCAGTGTGTTGCGACGGACTATTTTGACGGGGCGAGACGTACCTGCCGGAGAGAACGGACCACTGTCAGCAACCAGTGTGTTGCGACGGACTATCTTGACGGGGCGAGACGTACCTGCCGGAGAGAACGGACCACTGTCAGCACCCAGTGTGTTGCGACGGACTATTTTGACGGGGCGAGACGTACCTGCCGGAGAGAACGGACCACTGTCAGCAACCAGTGTGTTGCGACGGACTATCTTGACGGGGCGAGACGTACCTGCCGGAGAGAACGAACCACTGTCAGCAACCAGTGTGTTGCGACGGACTATCTTGACGGGGCGAGACGTACGTGCCGGAGAGAACGGACCACTGTCAGCAACCAGTGTGTTGCGACGGACTATCTTGACGGGGCGAGACGTACCTGCCGGAGAGAACGGACCACTGTCAGCAACCAGTGTGTTGCGACGGACTATCTTGACGGGGCGAGACGTACCTGCCGGAGAGAACGGACCACTGTCAGCAACCAGTGTGTTGCGACGGACTATCTTGACGGGGCGAGACGTACCTGCCGGAGAGAACGGACCACTGTCAGCACCCAGTGTGTTGCGACGGACTATTTTGACGGGGCGAGACGTACCTGCCGGAGTGAACGGACCACTGTCAGCAACCAGTGTGTTGCGACGGACTATCTTGACGGGGCGAGACGTACGTGCCGGAGAGAACGGACCACTGTCAGCAACCAGTGTGTTGCGACGGACTATCTTGATGGGGCGAGACGTACCTGCCGGAGAGAACGGACCACTGTCAGCAACCAGTGTGTTGCGACGGACTATCTTGACGGGGCGAGACGTACCTGCCGGAGAGAACGAACCACTGTCAGCAACCAGTGTGTTGCGACGGACTATCTTGACGGGGCGAGACGTACCTGCCGGAGAGAACGAACCACTGTCAGCAACCAGTGTGTTGCGACGGACTATCTTGACGGGGCGAGACGTACCTGCCGGAGAGAACGGACCACTGTCAGCAACCAGTGTGTTGCGACGGACTATCTTGACGGGGCGAGACGTACCTGCCGGAGAGAACGGACCACTGTCAGCAACCAGTGTGTTGCGACGGACTATCTTGACGGGGCGAGACGTACCTCCCGGAGAGAACGGACCACTGTTAGCAACCAGTGTGTTGCGACGGACTATCTTGACGGGGCGAGACGTACCTGCTGGAGAGAACGGACCACTGTCAGCAACCAGTGTGTTGCGACGGACTATCTTGACGGGGCGAGACGTACCTGCCGGAGAGAACGGACCACTGTCAGCAACCAGTGTGTTGCGACGGACTATCTTGACGGGGCGAGACGTACCTGCCGGAGAGAACGAACCACTGTCAGCAACCAGTGTGTTGCGACGGACTATCTTGACGGGGCGAGACGTACGTGCCGGAGAGAACGGACCACTGTCAGCAACCAGTGTGTTGCGACGGACTATCTTGACGGGGCGAGACGTACCTGCCGGAGAGAACGGACCACTGTCAGCAACCAGTGTGTTGCGACGGACTATCTTGACGGGGCGAGACGTACCTCCCGGAGAGAACGGACCACTGTTAGCAACCAGTGTGTTGCGACGGACTATCTTGACGGGGCGAGACGTACCTGCCGGAGAGAACGGACCACTGTCAGCAACCAGTGTGTTGCGACGGACTATCTTGACGGGGCGAGACGTACCTGCCGGAGAGAACGGACCACTGTCAGCAACCAGTGTGTTGCGACGGACTATCTTGATGGGGCGAGACGTACCTGCCGGAGAGAACGGACCACTGTCAGCAACCAGTGTGTTGCGACGGACTATCTTGACGGGGCGAGACGTACCTGCCGGAGAGAACGGACCACTTTCAGCAACCAGTGTGTTGCGACGGACTATCTTGACGGGGCGAGACGTACCTGCCGGAGAGAACGGACCGCTGTCAGCAACCAGTGTGTTGCGACGGACTATCTTGACGGGGCGACTTCACGACCAGATAGGATCCGGACAAGGGGACGAAATCGGAACAAGAAACTATTTTTCACTCGTCGATTAA